In Bryobacteraceae bacterium, the following proteins share a genomic window:
- a CDS encoding 4Fe-4S binding protein, translating into MASATKIVRRANPERSRQIRRGVQLAFLALNVWIGIEFYRFVRYYESGGETAWAARPPGIEGWLPIASLMNLKYWVDTGSIPTMQPAGMFLLLAFVASSLLLRKAFCGWLCPVGTISEFLWRAGRSIFGRNWNLPKWADWPLRSLKYILMALFLYAVGTMSAAAIALFLKGPYGLVADVKMLNFFRYLGVTAGVVVGVIAFASIFVRNFWCRYLCPYGAFMGLFSWASPLRIRRDEQACIDCAKCAKACPSQLPVDKLIAVRTPECVGCYECVASCPVEGALEMSPAVGPIRRVPAWAVAAGLAILLLGFTGYARHAGFWHSNVPSDTYFNLVPRANDFGHP; encoded by the coding sequence ATGGCGTCCGCCACCAAGATCGTCCGCCGGGCAAACCCCGAACGCTCGCGCCAGATTCGTCGCGGCGTGCAACTGGCGTTCCTCGCGTTGAACGTGTGGATCGGCATCGAATTTTATCGGTTCGTCCGCTACTACGAGTCTGGCGGCGAGACGGCGTGGGCGGCGCGGCCGCCTGGCATCGAAGGATGGTTGCCGATCGCGTCGCTGATGAACCTGAAGTATTGGGTGGACACGGGTAGCATTCCGACAATGCAGCCGGCAGGGATGTTCCTGCTGCTGGCGTTCGTGGCGTCGTCGCTGCTGCTGCGCAAGGCCTTTTGCGGATGGCTGTGCCCGGTGGGAACCATCTCCGAGTTTCTTTGGCGGGCGGGCCGATCAATCTTCGGCCGCAACTGGAACCTGCCGAAGTGGGCCGATTGGCCGCTGCGCTCGCTGAAGTACATCCTGATGGCGCTGTTTCTTTACGCCGTGGGTACGATGTCGGCGGCGGCGATCGCGCTGTTCCTCAAGGGTCCGTACGGGCTGGTTGCCGACGTCAAGATGCTCAACTTCTTCCGCTACCTGGGCGTGACGGCGGGCGTGGTGGTAGGAGTGATCGCGTTCGCGTCCATCTTCGTGCGAAACTTCTGGTGCCGCTACCTGTGCCCGTACGGGGCGTTCATGGGGTTGTTCTCGTGGGCGAGCCCTCTGCGCATCCGGCGCGACGAGCAGGCCTGCATCGACTGCGCGAAATGCGCCAAGGCGTGCCCGTCGCAGTTGCCGGTGGACAAGCTCATCGCCGTGCGGACGCCGGAGTGTGTTGGCTGCTACGAGTGCGTGGCATCGTGCCCGGTGGAAGGCGCGCTCGAGATGTCGCCGGCGGTGGGCCCCATCCGGCGCGTACCGGCGTGGGCGGTGGCGGCGGGGCTCGCGATTCTCCTGCTCGGCTTCACCGGCTACGCGCGGCATGCAGGTTTCTGGCATTCCAACGTTCCGAGCGACACCTACTTCAACCTGGTTCCGCGCGCCAACGATTTCGGGCATCCATGA
- a CDS encoding YwiC-like family protein, with protein MSSPAPMPIPREHGAWGMLLQPFGAALIVAWQWNWAIPAALAAVVVAFVLREPLLVLARQRWLWRDPHPETAAARQALAWELPLLGVLGGLLLWRLPPMPVLALGGLAVAMTLLAVWATLKNKQRAVWLQVLSGFCLSTTALFAALAATGGFPWWAPWLWLLLALHSTAAIFVVHARLAARMSAKKNARPRVKDAVAPQALQFGLAGMAVPLYLPFALPILFSAAMLTWEALRLRKPEVLTEPLRRVGFRMLAIALAHTALTIAALRLPIHHI; from the coding sequence ATGAGCTCACCCGCGCCGATGCCGATCCCACGCGAGCACGGCGCGTGGGGAATGCTACTGCAGCCGTTCGGGGCCGCTCTCATCGTGGCGTGGCAATGGAACTGGGCGATTCCGGCGGCGCTCGCGGCGGTGGTGGTCGCGTTCGTCCTGCGTGAGCCGCTGCTCGTGCTGGCGCGGCAACGATGGCTATGGCGCGATCCACATCCGGAAACCGCGGCCGCGCGGCAGGCGCTGGCATGGGAACTGCCGCTGCTGGGCGTGCTAGGCGGCCTGCTCCTTTGGCGATTGCCGCCAATGCCCGTTTTGGCGCTGGGCGGATTGGCCGTGGCGATGACGCTGCTGGCCGTGTGGGCGACGCTCAAGAACAAACAGCGTGCGGTGTGGCTGCAGGTGCTGAGCGGATTCTGCCTCTCGACGACGGCTCTGTTCGCGGCGCTGGCGGCAACGGGCGGATTCCCATGGTGGGCTCCGTGGCTGTGGCTGCTGCTGGCGCTGCACTCGACGGCGGCGATCTTCGTGGTGCACGCGCGGCTGGCGGCGAGGATGTCGGCGAAGAAGAACGCGCGGCCGCGGGTGAAGGACGCCGTCGCACCTCAGGCGCTGCAGTTCGGATTGGCGGGAATGGCCGTACCGTTGTATCTTCCGTTCGCGCTGCCAATTCTCTTTTCCGCGGCGATGCTGACATGGGAGGCGCTCCGGCTGCGCAAACCCGAGGTGCTGACCGAGCCTCTGCGGCGCGTGGGATTCCGGATGCTGGCGATCGCGCTGGCGCATACGGCGCTGACCATCGCCGCGCTGCGTTTGCCTATCCATCACATATGA
- a CDS encoding alpha-L-fucosidase, translated as MRRKLVLTFILLAGGAAAQNRPERLEWFRDQGFGLFIHWSLDSQVGSVISHSMVGASPAYLNFFLHDLPRTFNPQKFRPADWAALARLAGIRYVVFTSKHHSGFAMWPTATTDFHIGNTPYLRDLTGELLSAFRAQDIAPGLYFSPDDFWWLHTNGKTLQRNTPEVAPANNPGLLAHDRAQVRELMTRYGNIDVVFFDGPPEGLKELAWELQPSTVVTRGAMETPEQYVPGVPLEGAWEANLTMGNQWQYKPEENDYKSAAELIRVLIETRAKGGNLLLNIGPKPDGEIPIEQEERLRVIALWMAINSEAIYAVRPWVITNEGNVWFTRSKDGSALYAMVDHRADWKYGAWREITLRSVKATPGTQASVLGQSDAVLEYQPNVRPKTTWEQTADGLKIRAMHAQRIYNNRRWPHPIVLKLTGVEPALTPPAVVTGDARWEGAARLMTLAGEVANLGQAAEVEVGFEYRDVTGLDLTERPGGYQRTALTRRNATGRFTTVVRDWRPGRTYEVRAVVVHPLLTTYGQERKVSTR; from the coding sequence ATGCGGCGAAAACTCGTTCTGACATTCATTTTGCTTGCCGGCGGTGCGGCGGCGCAGAATCGCCCGGAGAGGCTCGAGTGGTTCCGCGATCAGGGCTTCGGGCTGTTCATCCACTGGAGCCTGGATTCGCAAGTGGGTAGCGTGATCAGCCACTCGATGGTGGGCGCGTCGCCGGCGTACCTGAACTTCTTCCTTCACGACCTCCCGCGAACATTCAACCCGCAAAAGTTCCGTCCGGCTGATTGGGCGGCGCTGGCGCGGCTGGCGGGCATCCGGTACGTCGTGTTCACCTCGAAGCACCACTCCGGCTTCGCGATGTGGCCAACGGCGACCACGGACTTTCATATCGGCAACACGCCCTACCTGCGCGACCTCACCGGAGAGCTGCTTTCGGCCTTTCGCGCGCAGGATATCGCACCGGGGCTGTACTTCTCGCCGGATGATTTCTGGTGGCTGCACACCAACGGCAAGACGCTGCAGCGCAACACGCCCGAGGTTGCGCCGGCGAACAATCCGGGATTGCTGGCGCATGACCGGGCGCAGGTGCGCGAGTTGATGACGCGCTACGGCAACATCGACGTGGTGTTCTTCGATGGTCCGCCGGAGGGCTTGAAGGAACTGGCGTGGGAGTTGCAGCCGTCGACAGTGGTGACGCGCGGAGCGATGGAGACTCCGGAGCAGTACGTGCCGGGCGTGCCGTTGGAAGGCGCGTGGGAAGCGAATCTCACGATGGGCAACCAATGGCAGTACAAGCCGGAGGAGAACGACTACAAATCCGCCGCGGAGCTGATTCGCGTGCTGATCGAGACGCGGGCCAAGGGCGGGAACCTGCTGCTGAACATCGGCCCGAAGCCCGATGGCGAGATCCCGATCGAGCAGGAGGAGCGGCTGCGGGTGATCGCGCTATGGATGGCGATCAACTCGGAGGCGATTTACGCCGTGCGGCCGTGGGTGATCACGAACGAGGGGAACGTGTGGTTCACGCGGTCGAAGGATGGGTCGGCGTTGTACGCGATGGTGGATCACCGCGCGGATTGGAAGTACGGCGCGTGGCGCGAGATCACGCTGCGGAGCGTGAAGGCGACTCCGGGGACGCAGGCGTCGGTACTCGGGCAGAGTGACGCGGTGCTGGAGTATCAGCCGAACGTGCGTCCGAAGACGACTTGGGAGCAGACGGCGGACGGGTTGAAGATCCGGGCGATGCACGCGCAGCGGATCTATAACAACCGGCGATGGCCGCACCCGATCGTGCTGAAGCTGACGGGCGTGGAACCGGCGCTGACTCCGCCGGCCGTGGTGACGGGTGACGCGCGGTGGGAAGGGGCGGCGCGCTTGATGACGCTTGCTGGAGAGGTGGCGAATCTGGGCCAGGCGGCCGAGGTGGAGGTTGGGTTCGAGTATCGCGACGTGACCGGGCTCGATTTGACCGAGCGGCCTGGCGGGTATCAAAGGACGGCGCTCACGCGGCGGAACGCGACGGGGCGGTTCACGACGGTGGTTCGGGATTGGCGGCCGGGGCGGACGTATGAGGTGCGGGCGGTGGTGGTGCATCCGCTGCTGACGACGTATGGGCAGGAGCGGAAGGTCTCGACGCGGTAA
- a CDS encoding BMC domain-containing protein — translation MEALGMVETKGLVAAIEAADAMVKTANVTLEGKEFIGAGYVTVTVRGDVGAVKAATDAGAAAARRIGELVSVHVIPNPHGEVERVLPGKGAAAGKANSK, via the coding sequence ATGGAAGCGCTTGGAATGGTGGAAACCAAAGGCTTGGTGGCGGCGATTGAAGCCGCCGACGCCATGGTAAAGACGGCCAACGTCACGCTCGAGGGGAAGGAGTTCATCGGCGCCGGGTACGTGACGGTGACCGTACGCGGCGACGTGGGCGCGGTGAAAGCCGCCACCGACGCCGGTGCGGCCGCGGCCCGCCGGATTGGCGAACTCGTTTCGGTGCATGTGATTCCGAATCCGCACGGCGAAGTGGAACGCGTGCTGCCGGGCAAGGGCGCCGCGGCCGGCAAGGCAAACAGCAAGTAG
- a CDS encoding aldehyde dehydrogenase family protein, whose protein sequence is MLRDSDLVSVQEVRSKVERAYAAFQTYRNYSQDQVDAIVEAMGAAARANARQLAEMAVEETSYGNAKDKYAKNMLCADLLIRNVRGMKTVGVLREVPERKIIEIGVPVGVIAAILPTTNPTSTAIYKTVIALKSGNPVVVSPHPRAKNCTCATVAILTEAAVKAGAPADVIQCINNATMEGTEALMRHPRTSVILATGGAGIVKAAYSSGKPAYGVGPGNVPVLFESTADLAEAVPKVVEGKSFDFGTVCSSEQSIVGLAEHRDAILAALRANGGFLCTAEQSARLAKLLIAPGWRIDARCVGQAPEKIAAMAGFEIPAGTRILVAEIGGVGKEHPLSMEKLSPVLSVLFVNNWEEQVRACQAILKFGGLGHTCAIYSRDDAKIREYGIRMPAFRVLVNTPTPQGSTGITTGVFPAMTLGCGAMAGNATSDNVGPLHLVNVKRVAYVIRKAEEAFETTTDDAGVTRAAIASAVDRYLAGRGLRAGTAPAAPVRTTASIVDRFLSARGAGVPAQAPSCGCGTTQDIPAAASAGPPPPPTPAGPPAPAIVAVDFVCENDVRDAIRDNRKIYLRARAIVTPSARELGNAHDVLVQAER, encoded by the coding sequence ATGCTTCGAGACTCCGATCTCGTCTCCGTTCAGGAAGTCCGCTCGAAGGTGGAGCGGGCGTACGCTGCTTTTCAGACCTACCGAAATTACTCCCAGGATCAGGTCGACGCCATCGTCGAAGCCATGGGCGCGGCGGCGCGGGCCAACGCGCGGCAACTGGCCGAGATGGCCGTCGAGGAAACTTCATACGGCAACGCGAAGGATAAGTACGCCAAGAACATGCTGTGCGCGGACCTGCTGATCCGCAACGTTCGCGGCATGAAGACGGTGGGTGTGCTCCGCGAAGTTCCGGAGCGAAAGATCATAGAGATCGGCGTGCCGGTAGGCGTGATCGCGGCCATCCTGCCCACCACGAACCCGACCTCCACGGCCATCTACAAAACCGTGATCGCGCTGAAGAGCGGCAATCCGGTGGTGGTGAGTCCGCACCCACGGGCGAAGAACTGCACCTGCGCGACGGTCGCGATCCTCACCGAGGCGGCGGTGAAGGCGGGCGCGCCAGCCGACGTGATCCAGTGCATCAACAACGCCACGATGGAAGGCACGGAGGCGCTGATGCGTCATCCGCGGACGAGCGTGATTCTGGCCACGGGCGGCGCGGGGATTGTGAAGGCCGCGTATTCGAGCGGGAAGCCGGCGTACGGCGTGGGTCCGGGCAACGTGCCGGTGTTGTTCGAGTCGACGGCGGACTTGGCGGAGGCGGTTCCAAAAGTGGTCGAAGGCAAGTCGTTCGACTTCGGCACCGTCTGTTCGAGCGAGCAGTCGATCGTAGGACTGGCGGAACATCGCGATGCGATCCTGGCAGCGCTACGGGCCAACGGCGGATTCTTGTGCACGGCGGAACAGTCGGCGAGGCTGGCGAAACTGCTGATCGCGCCGGGTTGGCGGATCGACGCGCGGTGCGTGGGGCAGGCGCCGGAGAAGATCGCGGCGATGGCGGGCTTCGAGATTCCGGCCGGGACGCGGATCCTGGTGGCCGAGATCGGCGGCGTGGGCAAGGAACATCCGCTCTCGATGGAGAAGCTGAGCCCTGTGCTTTCGGTGCTGTTCGTCAACAACTGGGAAGAGCAGGTGCGGGCGTGCCAAGCGATTCTCAAGTTCGGCGGACTGGGGCACACCTGCGCGATCTACTCGCGCGACGACGCGAAGATCCGCGAGTACGGAATCCGCATGCCGGCGTTTCGGGTGTTGGTGAACACACCGACGCCGCAGGGCTCCACCGGCATCACGACGGGCGTGTTCCCGGCGATGACGCTCGGGTGCGGCGCGATGGCCGGCAACGCGACGTCGGACAACGTGGGTCCGCTGCATTTGGTGAACGTGAAGCGCGTGGCGTACGTGATTCGCAAGGCGGAGGAGGCGTTCGAGACAACCACGGACGACGCCGGTGTGACGCGAGCGGCCATCGCGAGCGCAGTGGACCGGTACCTGGCCGGGCGCGGACTGCGCGCTGGCACGGCTCCGGCGGCTCCAGTCCGCACAACCGCTTCTATCGTCGACCGGTTTCTCTCCGCGCGCGGCGCCGGTGTTCCGGCGCAGGCTCCGTCATGCGGTTGCGGGACCACGCAAGATATTCCGGCGGCGGCATCGGCGGGGCCACCCCCGCCACCCACCCCGGCGGGACCGCCCGCGCCGGCCATCGTCGCAGTGGACTTCGTCTGCGAGAACGATGTCCGCGACGCGATCCGGGACAATAGAAAGATCTACCTGAGGGCACGCGCCATCGTCACGCCTTCGGCGCGCGAACTCGGGAACGCGCACGATGTACTCGTGCAGGCCGAGCGCTAG
- the recJ gene encoding single-stranded-DNA-specific exonuclease RecJ, translated as MTAAAARWILPEAPQAQAAALARDIGVSALVARILIKRGYGEAEPANRFLRPSLGDMHDPGAMTGMGAAAARLARAVREKEPVLLYGDYDVDGTSSVVILKKSLEMLGAGADFHVPHRLKDGYGMRPEVVTEAAARGVKLIVSVDTGIRALDVCRHAGELGVDVIVTDHHLPESELPPAAAVVNPNQPGCPYPEKNLCGAGVAFKLAQALWREMGVPETRAARLTDSFLKLVAIATVADVVPLTGENRIIVSHGLRGLGHTPNPGLRALLSVAGFEEGSAPTAGQVAFRIAPRINAAGRMDTAKAVIEMLLTPDAGRARAIAAELHELNADRQATEARMLEDALKACEAEPVDENRRGLVFAGDGWHRGVVGIVASRLVERFHRPVFVIGIDADRGEASGSGRSAAGFHLLESLESMADLFLKFGGHRQAAGLTLRADRIDEFRERFNEYVRGKLAPEDLRPRFEPDAVATLGELDPRTLQEIGALAPFGYANPAPLFAVLGADIPSAPSVMKEKHLRFRIRQDGRWFGCKAWNWAERMETVVSAREFLLSVEEDTYAGGWVANLKDAR; from the coding sequence ATGACGGCGGCCGCGGCACGCTGGATTCTTCCGGAAGCACCCCAGGCGCAGGCGGCGGCGTTGGCGCGCGACATCGGCGTGTCCGCGCTGGTGGCGCGCATTCTGATCAAGCGCGGCTACGGCGAGGCAGAACCCGCGAATCGATTCCTTCGGCCCTCGCTCGGCGACATGCACGATCCGGGCGCGATGACGGGCATGGGCGCGGCGGCGGCGCGACTGGCTCGGGCGGTTCGCGAAAAGGAGCCGGTGCTGCTCTATGGCGACTACGACGTCGACGGCACGTCGAGCGTCGTGATTCTGAAGAAGTCGCTCGAGATGCTCGGCGCGGGCGCGGACTTTCACGTTCCGCACCGCTTGAAAGACGGCTACGGGATGCGGCCGGAGGTGGTGACCGAAGCGGCCGCTCGCGGCGTGAAGCTGATCGTCAGCGTGGATACAGGCATCCGCGCGCTCGACGTTTGCCGGCACGCGGGGGAGTTGGGCGTGGATGTGATCGTCACGGACCACCATCTCCCGGAATCGGAACTGCCGCCGGCCGCCGCGGTAGTGAACCCGAATCAGCCCGGGTGCCCGTATCCGGAAAAGAACCTGTGCGGCGCGGGTGTGGCGTTCAAGCTGGCGCAGGCGCTGTGGCGCGAGATGGGCGTGCCGGAAACGCGGGCGGCTCGGCTCACCGATTCGTTCCTGAAACTGGTTGCGATCGCGACCGTGGCAGACGTGGTGCCGCTCACTGGCGAAAACCGGATCATCGTTAGCCACGGTCTGCGCGGGCTGGGCCACACTCCGAATCCCGGACTGCGGGCGCTTCTCTCGGTGGCGGGATTCGAAGAAGGCTCGGCGCCTACGGCCGGGCAGGTGGCGTTCCGGATCGCGCCCCGCATCAACGCGGCCGGGCGCATGGACACGGCCAAGGCGGTGATCGAGATGCTGCTGACGCCGGATGCCGGGCGAGCCCGCGCGATCGCGGCGGAATTGCACGAGTTGAACGCCGATCGGCAGGCGACCGAAGCACGCATGCTCGAAGACGCTCTCAAGGCTTGCGAAGCCGAGCCGGTGGACGAAAACCGGCGGGGGTTGGTATTCGCGGGCGACGGATGGCACCGGGGCGTGGTGGGCATCGTGGCGAGCCGGCTCGTGGAGCGCTTCCACCGTCCCGTGTTTGTGATCGGCATTGATGCCGATCGCGGCGAGGCGTCCGGCTCCGGGCGGAGCGCGGCTGGCTTCCATCTCCTCGAAAGCCTGGAATCGATGGCGGATCTGTTCCTCAAGTTCGGCGGGCACAGGCAGGCGGCCGGCCTGACGCTGCGCGCGGATCGGATCGACGAGTTCCGCGAGCGCTTCAACGAGTACGTCCGCGGCAAGCTGGCGCCCGAGGATCTGCGCCCGCGGTTCGAGCCGGACGCCGTGGCGACTCTCGGCGAGCTAGATCCGCGGACGCTCCAGGAGATCGGCGCCCTTGCGCCGTTCGGGTACGCGAATCCGGCGCCGCTGTTCGCTGTGCTCGGGGCCGATATCCCGTCCGCGCCGAGCGTGATGAAGGAGAAGCACCTTAGGTTTCGCATCCGCCAGGACGGACGATGGTTCGGGTGCAAGGCGTGGAATTGGGCGGAGCGCATGGAGACCGTGGTCTCTGCGCGGGAGTTCCTGCTCAGCGTCGAAGAGGACACCTACGCCGGCGGCTGGGTGGCGAATCTCAAGGACGCGCGATAG